DNA from Streptococcus parasuis:
GTTAGTGTGAATCAAAACGTTTACCTTGTCGTTGGTGTCTATAAAGATCCACAAGCTGGCTCAGCCCTTTACGGAATGAACTCTGGTGGGAATGCCATTATGACCAACACTCAATTGGCTACGGAAATGGGAGTAAATGAGAATAGCGGTCTCTATGTTCACGTAGATGATGTTAGTCGTGCAGGGGAAGTTGGTCAAGCAGCAGCAGATTATTTAACGAAAGTTACTGGCTTGAAAGAAGCAAGATATGACATTTATGATATGTCAGCTATGCTGGATTCCTTTAGAAGTGAGATGGCTGGTGTCACAATGTTTATAGGTGCAGTTGCAGGGATCTCTTTGCTTGTTGGTGGTATTGGTGTCATGAACATTATGTTGGTTTCTGTCACTGAGCGAACTCGTGAAATTGGTCTCCGAAAAGCACTGGGAGCAACCCGAGGAAATATTCTCTTGCAATTCTTGATTGAAGCGATGGTGTTGACTACTCTGGGGGGAGCGATCGGTTTAGCTATTGCCCAAACTATCGTATTTATTCTCAACGCTACAAAGGTGATGGGGGAAAATATGACGGCAGAAATCTCTATACCAGTTGTACTTGGTAGCCTGGCCTTTTCTGCAATTGTTGGTATAGTATTCGGGGTATTACCAGCCAATAAAGCTTCGAAACTTGATCCGATTGAAGCTCTGCGTTATGAGTAATACAATAGGAACGATTAGGTTATCCTAGTCGTTTTTCTTTTTTGAGCAAATCAATTGACTATATCACTAATTGGAGATAAAATAAACGCATCAATTAAGAAAATAATGAGTTCAAAGGAGAACACATCATGATAGAATTAGGTATTTCAACATTTGGCGAAACAACACCATTGGAAAAAACTGGCGAGACTTACAGCCATGACGAGCGGATACGCCAACTTGTTAAAGAGATTGAGCTAGCTGATGCGGTGGGGCTTGATGTATATGGGATTGGAGAGCATCACCGCGAAGATTTTGCGGTTTCTGCACCTGAGATTGTGCTGGCAGCTGGCGCCGTCAATACCAAGCATATCAAACTAACATCAGCAGTTTCAATCCTTTCCTCCATGGACCCTGTAAGGCTCTATCAGCAGTATACCACCATTGATGCTTTGTCAAATGGCAGAGCGGAAATCATGGCGGGTCGTGGTTCCTTTACGGAGTCATTCCCCTTGTTTGGCTATGACCTCTATGACTATGAAGAACTCTTCGATGAAAAGTTGGATATGCTTTTGGAAATCGACAAGGAAACCAATCTCAAGTGGGATGGGCATTTCACTCAGTCCGTCGAAAATAAGCCAGTTTATCCACGTCCTGTTCAGGAAGATTTTCCAATTTGGGTCGCAACTGGAGGCAATGTAGAATCCACTATCAAGATTGCTAAGAAAGGCCTGCCTATTGTGTATGCTGTCATTGGTGCAGGTGCCCATCGCTTTAAACCTTTGGCGGACGCCTATCGTAAGGTAGCCCGCAACTCAGGCCACGATCCGAAGAAGACCAAGGTAGCCGCCCATTCTTGGGGGTGGATAGCTGATGACCATGACAAAGCAGTAGAAGATTATTTCCACCCTACTAAAGTTGTGACCAATAATATTGCAAAAGACCGTCCACATTGGAGCGAAATGACAAAGGCGCAATATCTCTACTCCCTTACAGATGAGGGAGCGACCATCGTTGGAGATCCAACACATGTTGCAGCTAAAATCATTAAGACCATTGAAACACTTGACTTGGACCGTTTCTTCCTCCATCTCCCAATCGGCTCAATGCCACATGAAGATGTCCTCCGTGCTATCGAACTCTACGGAAAAGAAGTTGCGCCGATTGTCCGAGATTATTTTGCAAAAAAAGAA
Protein-coding regions in this window:
- a CDS encoding ABC transporter permease, with the protein product MENWKFALKSILAHKMRSLLTMLGIIIGVAAVVIIVALGSGMSKSIEKALAGDQNNVQVYFSPIFGEEEVNSGGFFYTTGGEMSMEEEPDLTDAMLQGLLEIDGISNYYISFSNTAEVSAGSKKADNVFINGVSQSYFDVKELEILAGRKFMPNDYSRYSRIMMLDVNLAEKLFGSMDAALNQTVSVNQNVYLVVGVYKDPQAGSALYGMNSGGNAIMTNTQLATEMGVNENSGLYVHVDDVSRAGEVGQAAADYLTKVTGLKEARYDIYDMSAMLDSFRSEMAGVTMFIGAVAGISLLVGGIGVMNIMLVSVTERTREIGLRKALGATRGNILLQFLIEAMVLTTLGGAIGLAIAQTIVFILNATKVMGENMTAEISIPVVLGSLAFSAIVGIVFGVLPANKASKLDPIEALRYE
- a CDS encoding LLM class flavin-dependent oxidoreductase → MIELGISTFGETTPLEKTGETYSHDERIRQLVKEIELADAVGLDVYGIGEHHREDFAVSAPEIVLAAGAVNTKHIKLTSAVSILSSMDPVRLYQQYTTIDALSNGRAEIMAGRGSFTESFPLFGYDLYDYEELFDEKLDMLLEIDKETNLKWDGHFTQSVENKPVYPRPVQEDFPIWVATGGNVESTIKIAKKGLPIVYAVIGAGAHRFKPLADAYRKVARNSGHDPKKTKVAAHSWGWIADDHDKAVEDYFHPTKVVTNNIAKDRPHWSEMTKAQYLYSLTDEGATIVGDPTHVAAKIIKTIETLDLDRFFLHLPIGSMPHEDVLRAIELYGKEVAPIVRDYFAKKEENQSQD